The following coding sequences are from one Streptococcus sp. NPS 308 window:
- the atpB gene encoding F0F1 ATP synthase subunit A has product MEESVNPTLNIGPISFDLTLLAMSLVTVLMVFAFVYWTSRKMTIRPKGKQNALEMIYDFVISFSKGNIGETYMKDYSLFLFSLFLFILVANNIGLMAKVQTTNGYNLWTSPTANLGYDLSLSLLITLIAHVEGVRRRGVKEYLRAFVTPGFMTPMNLLEEFTNFASLAIRIYGNIFAGEVLAGLLLALAQNAFYWYPFAFIANMLWTAFSIFISCIQAYVFTMLSSMYIGKKINAEEE; this is encoded by the coding sequence ATGGAAGAAAGTGTGAATCCAACCTTAAATATTGGACCTATATCCTTTGATTTGACCCTACTTGCCATGTCTCTTGTAACTGTTTTGATGGTCTTTGCTTTTGTTTACTGGACTAGTCGTAAAATGACAATCCGTCCAAAGGGTAAACAAAATGCTCTTGAGATGATTTATGATTTTGTGATTAGCTTTTCCAAGGGAAATATTGGGGAAACTTATATGAAGGATTATTCCTTGTTCTTGTTTTCTCTATTTTTGTTTATCTTGGTAGCCAATAATATTGGTTTAATGGCTAAAGTACAAACAACAAACGGTTATAACTTGTGGACTTCCCCAACAGCTAACCTTGGATACGATTTATCCCTCTCGTTATTGATCACTTTGATCGCCCATGTAGAAGGAGTTCGTCGTAGAGGCGTTAAAGAATATTTGAGAGCATTTGTTACACCTGGCTTTATGACTCCGATGAACCTTTTAGAAGAGTTCACCAATTTTGCCTCTTTGGCAATTCGGATATACGGAAATATTTTTGCCGGTGAAGTCTTGGCTGGCTTGTTACTAGCCTTAGCACAAAATGCCTTTTATTGGTATCCTTTTGCCTTTATCGCAAACATGTTATGGACAGCCTTTTCGATTTTCATTTCATGTATTCAAGCCTATGTCTTTACCATGTTGTCATCAATGTACATTGGTAAGAAGATAAATGCTGAGGAAGAGTAA
- a CDS encoding F0F1 ATP synthase subunit C: MNLTFLGLCFACFGVSIAEGMIVSSLFKSAARQPEIIDQLRSLLILGVAFVEGTFFVTLAMSFVIK; encoded by the coding sequence ATGAATTTAACATTTTTGGGTCTTTGTTTTGCCTGTTTTGGTGTTTCAATCGCTGAAGGAATGATTGTGAGCAGTCTGTTCAAATCTGCTGCACGCCAACCTGAAATTATCGACCAATTACGTAGTCTGTTGATTCTTGGGGTTGCTTTTGTTGAAGGTACCTTCTTTGTAACCTTGGCGATGTCATTCGTTATCAAATAG
- the atpA gene encoding F0F1 ATP synthase subunit alpha: protein MAINAQEISALIKQQIENFKPNFDVSETGVVTYIGDGIARAHGLENAMSGELLIFENGSYGMAQNLESTDVGIIILGDFTDIREGDTIRRTGKIMEVPVGDNLIGRVVDPLGRPVDGLGEIHTDKTRPVEAPAPGVMERKSVSEPLQTGLKAIDALVPIGRGQRELIIGDRQTGKTTIAIDTILNQKGQDMICIYVAIGQKESTVRTQVETLRHYGALDYTIVVTASASQPSPLLFLAPYAGVAMAEEFMYQGKHVLIVYDDLSKQAVAYRELSLLLRRPPGREAFPGDVFYLHSRLLERSAKVSDELGGGSITALPFIETQAGDISAYIATNVISITDGQIFLGDGLFNAGIRPAIDAGSSVSRVGGSAQIKAMKKVAGTLRIDLASYRELEAFTKFGSDLDAATQAKLNRGRRTVEVLKQPVHKPLPVEKQVTILYALTHGFLDTVPVNDIVRFEEEFHIFFDAQHPEILETIRETKDLPEEAVLDAAITEFLNQSSFQ from the coding sequence TTGGCAATTAACGCACAAGAAATCAGCGCTTTAATTAAGCAACAAATTGAAAATTTCAAACCCAATTTTGATGTGTCTGAAACAGGTGTTGTAACCTATATCGGGGACGGAATTGCGCGTGCTCACGGTCTTGAAAATGCCATGAGTGGAGAGTTGTTGATTTTTGAAAACGGCTCTTATGGGATGGCGCAAAACTTGGAGTCTACAGACGTTGGGATCATCATTCTCGGTGACTTCACGGATATCCGTGAAGGAGACACTATCCGTCGTACGGGTAAAATCATGGAAGTTCCTGTCGGTGATAACTTGATTGGACGTGTTGTGGACCCACTTGGTCGTCCCGTTGATGGTCTCGGAGAAATCCATACTGACAAGACTCGTCCAGTAGAAGCACCAGCTCCTGGTGTTATGGAGCGTAAGTCTGTATCAGAACCATTGCAAACAGGTTTGAAAGCTATTGACGCCCTTGTACCGATTGGTCGTGGTCAGCGTGAGCTGATCATCGGTGACCGTCAGACAGGGAAAACAACCATTGCAATCGATACCATCTTGAACCAAAAAGGTCAAGATATGATCTGTATCTATGTAGCCATTGGTCAAAAAGAATCAACAGTCCGCACGCAAGTAGAAACACTTCGTCATTACGGTGCCTTGGACTACACAATCGTTGTGACAGCCTCTGCTTCACAACCATCTCCATTGCTCTTCCTAGCTCCTTATGCTGGAGTTGCTATGGCAGAAGAGTTTATGTACCAAGGGAAGCATGTTTTGATTGTTTATGATGATCTTTCAAAACAAGCGGTCGCTTATCGTGAGCTTTCCCTCTTGCTTCGTCGTCCACCAGGTCGTGAAGCCTTCCCAGGGGATGTTTTCTACCTCCACAGCCGTTTGCTTGAGCGCTCAGCTAAAGTTTCTGACGAGCTTGGTGGTGGATCAATCACAGCCCTACCATTTATTGAGACGCAAGCAGGAGATATCTCTGCCTATATCGCAACCAACGTGATTTCAATTACAGATGGACAAATCTTCCTTGGAGATGGTCTCTTTAATGCAGGTATTCGCCCAGCTATTGATGCGGGTTCATCTGTATCTCGTGTAGGTGGTTCTGCTCAGATTAAAGCCATGAAGAAGGTTGCTGGTACTCTTCGTATCGACCTTGCTTCATACCGTGAGTTGGAAGCCTTCACTAAGTTTGGTTCTGACTTGGATGCGGCTACTCAAGCTAAGTTGAATCGTGGTCGTCGTACGGTAGAAGTATTGAAACAACCTGTTCACAAGCCTTTGCCTGTTGAGAAACAAGTGACGATCCTGTATGCTTTGACACACGGATTCTTGGATACAGTTCCTGTAAATGACATTGTTCGCTTTGAGGAAGAGTTCCATATCTTCTTTGATGCACAACATCCAGAGATTTTGGAAACCATTCGTGAAACAAAAGACTTGCCAGAAGAAGCAGTCTTGGATGCTGCGATTACCGAGTTTCTCAATCAATCCAGCTTCCAATAA
- the atpD gene encoding F0F1 ATP synthase subunit beta has translation MSSGKIAQVIGPVVDVLFAAGEPLPEINNALVVYKNDERKTKIVLEVALELGDGMVRTIAMESTDGLTRGMEVLDTGRPISVPVGKETLGRVFNVLGDTIDLDAPFAEDAERQPIHKKAPTFDELSTSSEILETGIKVIDLLAPYLKGGKVGLFGGAGVGKTVLIQELIHNIAQEHGGISVFTGVGERTREGNDLYWEMKESGVIEKTAMVFGQMNEPPGARMRVALTGLTIAEYFRDVEGQDVLLFIDNIFRFTQAGSEVSALLGRMPSAVGYQPTLATEMGQLQERITSTKKGSVTSIQAIYVPADDYTDPAPATAFAHLDSTTNLERKLVQLGIYPAVDPLASSSRALAPEIVGEEHYAVAAEVKRVLQRYHELQDIIAILGMDELSDEEKTLVARARRIQFFLSQNFNVAEQFTGQPGSYVPVAETVRGFKEILEGKYDQLPEDAFRGVGSIEDVIAKAEKMGF, from the coding sequence ATGAGTTCAGGTAAAATTGCTCAGGTTATCGGACCCGTTGTAGACGTGTTGTTTGCAGCAGGGGAACCACTTCCTGAGATTAATAATGCACTTGTCGTCTACAAGAATGACGAAAGAAAAACAAAAATCGTCCTTGAAGTAGCCTTGGAGTTGGGTGATGGTATGGTCCGTACGATCGCCATGGAATCAACAGACGGTTTGACTCGTGGAATGGAAGTTTTGGACACAGGCCGTCCAATCTCTGTTCCAGTAGGTAAAGAAACTTTGGGACGTGTCTTCAATGTTTTGGGAGATACCATTGACTTGGATGCTCCTTTTGCTGAAGACGCTGAGCGTCAGCCAATTCATAAAAAAGCACCAACTTTTGATGAATTGTCTACCTCTTCTGAAATTCTTGAAACTGGGATTAAGGTTATCGACCTTCTTGCCCCATACCTTAAAGGGGGGAAAGTCGGACTCTTCGGTGGTGCCGGAGTTGGTAAAACCGTCTTAATCCAAGAATTGATTCACAATATTGCCCAAGAACACGGTGGGATTTCCGTATTTACCGGTGTTGGGGAACGTACTCGTGAAGGGAACGACCTTTACTGGGAAATGAAAGAATCAGGCGTTATCGAGAAAACAGCCATGGTATTTGGTCAGATGAATGAACCACCAGGAGCACGTATGCGTGTTGCCCTTACTGGTTTGACAATTGCTGAATACTTCCGTGATGTAGAAGGCCAAGACGTGCTTCTCTTTATTGACAATATTTTCCGTTTCACTCAGGCTGGTTCAGAAGTATCTGCCCTTTTGGGTCGGATGCCTTCAGCCGTTGGTTACCAACCAACACTTGCAACGGAGATGGGTCAATTGCAAGAGCGTATCACGTCAACTAAGAAGGGTTCTGTAACCTCAATCCAGGCTATCTACGTGCCTGCGGATGACTATACTGACCCTGCGCCAGCAACAGCCTTCGCTCACTTGGATTCAACGACTAACTTGGAACGTAAGTTGGTACAGTTGGGGATTTACCCAGCCGTTGACCCACTTGCTTCAAGCTCTCGTGCCTTGGCACCTGAGATTGTTGGTGAGGAGCACTATGCTGTAGCTGCGGAAGTTAAACGTGTTCTTCAACGTTACCATGAATTGCAAGATATCATTGCTATCCTTGGTATGGATGAACTCTCTGATGAAGAAAAAACCTTGGTTGCGCGTGCCCGCCGCATCCAGTTCTTCTTGTCACAAAACTTCAACGTTGCGGAGCAATTTACTGGCCAACCTGGTTCGTATGTACCAGTAGCGGAAACGGTTCGTGGCTTTAAGGAAATCCTTGAAGGGAAATATGACCAGCTACCAGAAGATGCCTTCCGTGGTGTCGGTTCAATCGAAGACGTCATTGCTAAGGCAGAGAAAATGGGATTTTAA
- the guaA gene encoding glutamine-hydrolyzing GMP synthase has product MSKISTDLQDVEKIIVLDYGSQYNQLISRRIREIGVFSELKSHKISAAEVRAINPVGIILSGGPNSVYEEGSFDIDPEIFELGIPILGICYGMQLLTHKLGGKVVPAGDAGNREYGQSPLTHTPSALFEGTPEEQIVLMSHGDAVTEIPADFVRTGTSADCPYAAIENPEKHIYGIQFHPEVRHSVYGNDILRNFALNICKAKGDWSMDNFIEMQIQKIRETVGDKRVLLGLSGGVDSSVVGVLLQKAIGDQLICIFVDHGLLRKGEADQVMEMLGGKFGLNIVKADAAKRFLDKLADVSDPEQKRKIIGNEFVYVFDDEASKLKDVKFLAQGTLYTDVIESGTDTAQTIKSHHNVGGLPEDMQFELIEPLNTLYKDEVRALGTELGMPDHIVWRQPFPGPGLAIRVMGEITEEKLETVRESDAILREEIAKAGLDRDIWQYFTVNTGVRSVGVMGDGRTYDYTIAIRAITSIDGMTADFAKIPWEILQKISVRIVNEVDHVNRIVYDITSKPPATVEWE; this is encoded by the coding sequence ATGAGCAAGATTTCAACTGATTTGCAAGATGTCGAAAAAATCATCGTACTGGACTATGGTAGCCAATACAACCAGCTAATTTCACGCCGTATCCGTGAAATTGGTGTTTTTTCAGAGCTAAAAAGCCATAAGATTTCAGCAGCAGAGGTTCGTGCGATTAACCCGGTAGGGATCATTCTCTCAGGTGGACCAAATTCTGTTTATGAAGAGGGATCATTTGATATTGACCCAGAAATTTTTGAACTTGGTATTCCAATTTTGGGAATCTGCTATGGTATGCAACTTCTTACCCACAAACTTGGAGGTAAGGTTGTCCCAGCAGGTGATGCTGGAAACCGCGAGTATGGTCAATCCCCACTTACTCACACTCCTTCTGCCCTCTTTGAAGGGACTCCTGAAGAACAGATAGTTTTGATGAGCCATGGCGATGCTGTTACAGAGATTCCAGCTGATTTTGTTCGTACTGGAACTTCTGCTGACTGTCCTTATGCAGCTATTGAAAACCCAGAAAAGCACATCTATGGTATCCAATTTCACCCAGAAGTGCGCCATTCTGTATACGGAAATGATATCCTTCGCAACTTTGCACTTAATATCTGTAAGGCTAAAGGCGACTGGTCAATGGATAACTTTATCGAGATGCAGATTCAAAAAATCCGTGAAACTGTTGGAGACAAACGTGTCCTTCTCGGTCTATCTGGTGGTGTTGACTCTTCTGTCGTTGGCGTTCTTCTCCAGAAAGCAATCGGCGATCAATTGATCTGTATCTTTGTAGACCACGGTCTTCTTCGTAAAGGGGAAGCAGACCAAGTTATGGAGATGCTTGGTGGTAAGTTTGGATTGAACATCGTCAAAGCAGATGCTGCCAAACGTTTCTTGGATAAATTGGCAGATGTTTCTGATCCTGAACAAAAACGGAAGATTATCGGTAACGAGTTTGTTTATGTCTTTGATGACGAAGCAAGCAAGCTCAAAGATGTGAAATTCCTTGCTCAGGGAACGCTTTACACTGACGTGATTGAGTCTGGTACAGATACTGCTCAAACCATCAAATCACACCACAACGTTGGTGGTCTTCCAGAAGATATGCAATTTGAATTGATTGAACCATTGAACACTCTTTATAAAGACGAAGTTCGTGCCCTCGGTACAGAGCTTGGTATGCCAGACCACATCGTATGGCGTCAACCATTCCCAGGGCCAGGACTTGCGATCCGTGTCATGGGTGAAATCACTGAAGAAAAACTAGAAACTGTTCGTGAGTCTGATGCAATCCTTCGTGAAGAAATTGCCAAAGCGGGACTTGACCGCGATATCTGGCAATATTTCACTGTCAACACAGGCGTTCGTTCAGTAGGTGTTATGGGTGATGGTCGTACTTATGATTACACAATCGCCATTCGTGCAATCACTTCTATCGATGGTATGACAGCTGATTTTGCTAAAATTCCATGGGAAATCCTTCAAAAAATCTCTGTTCGTATCGTAAACGAAGTTGACCACGTCAACCGTATCGTCTACGATATTACAAGTAAACCACCTGCAACCGTTGAGTGGGAATAG
- the atpF gene encoding F0F1 ATP synthase subunit B: MDLTISTIIGDFILIAGSFLLLIFLVKKYAWGNLTNILDERAEKISSDIDGAEAARKKAEELASKREAELAGSRSEAKTIIENAKETAEKSRADILAEAKLEAGRLKEKANQEIAQNKAEALQSVKGEVADLTISLAGKIISQNLDGQAHKELIDQYIDQLGEA; this comes from the coding sequence ATGGATTTAACTATTAGTACCATTATTGGTGACTTTATTCTTATCGCTGGTTCCTTCCTTTTATTAATTTTTTTAGTGAAAAAATATGCCTGGGGAAATCTTACCAATATTTTAGATGAACGTGCTGAAAAAATTTCTTCAGATATTGACGGAGCAGAAGCTGCCCGTAAGAAGGCCGAAGAACTCGCTAGCAAACGTGAAGCTGAGTTGGCAGGTAGCCGTTCGGAAGCTAAGACAATTATCGAGAATGCAAAGGAAACAGCTGAGAAAAGTAGAGCTGACATTTTGGCTGAGGCGAAACTGGAAGCAGGACGCTTGAAAGAAAAAGCTAACCAAGAAATTGCTCAAAATAAAGCGGAAGCTTTACAAAGCGTTAAGGGTGAGGTAGCAGATTTGACGATTAGTCTCGCTGGTAAAATCATCTCACAAAACCTTGACGGACAAGCCCATAAAGAACTCATTGATCAGTACATCGATCAGCTAGGAGAAGCTTAA
- a CDS encoding CHY zinc finger protein → MIQAQGLLVDDESRCVHYHSEKDIVSLQCYECKKYYACYQCHNAVEKHVFSPYPLKLSKDKPILCGACKRIMTFQEYQKQIACPFCSCPFNPACKLHHSFYFK, encoded by the coding sequence ATGATACAAGCTCAAGGTTTATTGGTAGATGATGAAAGCAGATGTGTTCATTATCATAGTGAAAAGGATATTGTTTCCCTCCAGTGTTATGAATGCAAAAAATACTACGCATGCTATCAGTGTCACAATGCTGTGGAGAAACATGTATTTTCTCCCTATCCCCTAAAACTTTCTAAGGATAAACCAATTTTATGTGGAGCTTGTAAGAGGATTATGACATTTCAAGAATATCAAAAGCAGATAGCTTGTCCATTCTGCTCATGTCCATTTAATCCAGCTTGCAAACTACATCATTCATTTTATTTTAAATAG
- a CDS encoding GntR family transcriptional regulator yields the protein MLPAYMKIHDQIKKDIDEHRWMIGERLPSERDLADQFQVSRMTLRQAISLLVEEGVLERRVGSGTFVSSTRVQEKMRGTTSFTEIVKSQGKVPSSQLISYRRTIPNEQEVAKLGISPTENIIRMERVRYADQVPLVYEVASIPEKFIKNFKKEEVTSHFFQTLQQHGYRIGKSQQTIYARLAKEKIAHYLEVEKGHAILALTQVSYLDDGTAFEYVKSQYVGERFEFYLENN from the coding sequence ATGTTACCAGCTTATATGAAAATCCACGATCAGATAAAAAAAGATATCGACGAGCATCGTTGGATGATAGGAGAAAGACTGCCAAGTGAACGGGATCTTGCAGACCAGTTTCAAGTCAGTCGGATGACCTTGCGACAAGCCATCTCTCTCTTAGTTGAGGAGGGGGTTTTGGAGCGTCGTGTAGGAAGTGGGACCTTTGTCTCTAGCACTCGTGTCCAAGAAAAAATGCGGGGCACCACTAGTTTTACGGAGATTGTCAAATCCCAAGGGAAAGTTCCTTCTAGTCAGCTGATTTCCTATAGGAGAACCATTCCCAATGAGCAGGAAGTGGCAAAGCTAGGTATTTCACCAACTGAAAATATCATCCGTATGGAACGGGTGCGTTACGCCGATCAAGTTCCACTGGTCTATGAAGTTGCTTCTATTCCCGAAAAGTTTATTAAGAATTTTAAAAAAGAAGAAGTAACCAGTCATTTCTTCCAAACCTTGCAGCAACATGGTTACCGAATTGGCAAATCCCAACAGACCATTTATGCGAGATTGGCTAAGGAAAAGATTGCTCACTATCTAGAAGTCGAAAAGGGGCATGCCATTTTAGCCTTGACTCAGGTTTCCTATCTCGATGATGGGACGGCTTTTGAATATGTTAAGAGTCAGTATGTGGGTGAACGTTTTGAATTTTATCTTGAAAACAACTAG
- a CDS encoding F0F1 ATP synthase subunit delta, with protein MDKKTVKVIEKYSMPFVQLVIEKGEEDRIFSDLAQIKQVAEETGLPSFLAQVAVDESDKEKTVRFFQDSMSPLMQNFIQVLLYNHRANLFYEVIVDCLSRLEKETNRFEVTIASAHPLTDVQKARLLPLIEKKMSLKVRTIKEQIDESLIGGFVIFANHKTIDVSIKQQLRVVKENLK; from the coding sequence ATGGACAAAAAGACAGTAAAGGTAATTGAAAAATACAGCATGCCTTTTGTCCAATTGGTGATTGAAAAGGGAGAAGAAGACCGTATCTTTTCTGACTTAGCTCAAATCAAGCAAGTCGCAGAAGAAACAGGCTTGCCTTCTTTTTTAGCTCAAGTGGCAGTAGATGAGTCGGATAAGGAAAAAACCGTTCGTTTCTTCCAAGACTCAATGTCACCATTAATGCAAAACTTTATTCAGGTGCTGCTATACAATCACAGAGCAAATTTATTTTATGAAGTAATTGTAGATTGTTTAAGTCGACTTGAAAAAGAAACGAATCGATTTGAAGTAACGATTGCCTCCGCTCATCCATTAACAGATGTTCAGAAGGCGCGATTGCTTCCTTTGATTGAGAAAAAAATGTCTCTGAAAGTTCGGACTATCAAAGAACAAATCGATGAAAGTCTCATTGGTGGTTTTGTCATTTTTGCCAATCACAAGACAATTGATGTGAGTATTAAACAGCAACTTCGTGTTGTTAAAGAAAATTTGAAATAG
- a CDS encoding F0F1 ATP synthase subunit epsilon, whose product MAQLTVQIVTPDGLVYDHHASFVSVRTLDGEMGILPRHENMIAVLAVDEVKVKRIDDDTHVNWIAVNGGIIEIANDIITIVADSAERARDIDISRAERAKLRAEREIEEAHEKHLIDQERRAKIALQRAINRINVRNKL is encoded by the coding sequence ATGGCTCAGTTAACTGTCCAGATCGTGACACCAGATGGCCTCGTCTATGATCACCATGCCAGCTTTGTATCGGTTCGAACTCTGGATGGTGAGATGGGGATCTTGCCACGACATGAAAATATGATTGCGGTTTTAGCGGTTGATGAAGTAAAGGTAAAGCGAATCGATGATGATACTCATGTAAACTGGATTGCAGTGAACGGAGGGATTATCGAGATTGCCAATGACATTATTACCATTGTAGCCGACTCAGCAGAGCGTGCTCGTGATATCGATATCAGTCGTGCGGAACGTGCCAAACTTCGCGCCGAACGAGAAATCGAAGAAGCCCATGAAAAGCACTTAATAGACCAAGAACGACGTGCTAAGATTGCTCTTCAACGTGCCATTAACCGTATTAATGTTAGAAATAAACTATAA
- a CDS encoding F0F1 ATP synthase subunit gamma, giving the protein MAVSLNDIKTKIASTKNTSQITNAMQMVSAAKLGRSEEAARNFQIYSQKVRKLLTDILHGNGAGGSNNPMLISRPVKKTGYIVITSDRGLVGGYNASILKTVMELKEEYHPNGDDFEVICIGGMGADFFKARGIQPIYELRGLADQPSFDEVRKIISKTIEMYQNELFDELYVCYNHHVNTLTSQMRVEQMLPIVDLDPNEADEEYSLTFELETSRDEILEQLLPQYAESMIYGAIIDAKTAENAAGMTAMQTATDNAKKVINDLTIQYNRARQAAITQEITEIVAGASALE; this is encoded by the coding sequence ATGGCAGTATCTCTAAATGATATTAAAACAAAAATCGCCTCAACCAAGAATACTAGTCAAATCACCAATGCCATGCAAATGGTATCAGCTGCTAAGTTAGGTCGCTCTGAAGAAGCAGCTCGAAACTTTCAAATATACTCTCAAAAGGTTCGTAAACTCTTGACAGATATCCTTCACGGAAATGGAGCTGGTGGTTCGAACAATCCTATGTTGATTAGTCGTCCAGTTAAAAAGACAGGCTATATTGTCATCACTTCGGATCGTGGTTTGGTCGGAGGCTACAATGCTTCCATCCTTAAAACTGTTATGGAGTTGAAAGAAGAATATCATCCAAATGGAGATGACTTTGAAGTCATTTGTATTGGTGGTATGGGAGCTGACTTTTTCAAGGCTCGTGGCATTCAACCAATCTATGAATTACGAGGCTTGGCTGACCAACCTAGCTTTGATGAAGTTCGTAAAATTATTTCAAAAACGATTGAAATGTATCAAAATGAACTTTTTGACGAACTCTATGTCTGCTACAATCACCACGTTAATACGCTCACCAGCCAAATGCGTGTGGAGCAAATGCTTCCGATTGTAGACCTCGATCCGAACGAAGCAGACGAGGAGTATAGCTTGACATTTGAGTTGGAAACAAGCCGAGATGAAATTTTGGAGCAATTGTTGCCACAGTATGCTGAAAGTATGATTTACGGGGCTATTATCGATGCCAAGACAGCTGAAAATGCCGCAGGTATGACAGCTATGCAGACAGCGACTGATAATGCCAAGAAAGTCATCAATGATTTGACAATCCAGTATAACCGTGCCAGACAGGCGGCGATTACACAAGAAATTACAGAAATTGTAGCAGGTGCTAGCGCCTTAGAATAA
- a CDS encoding peptidase U32 family protein yields MTKTLKRPEVLSPAGTLEKLKVAVQYGADAVFIGGQAYGLRSRAGNFTFEQMEEGVQFAAKYGAKVYVAANMVMHEGNEAGAGEWFRKLRDIGIAAVIVSDPALIMIAATEAPGLEIHLSTQASATNYETLEFWKELGLTRVVLAREVSMEELAEIRKRTDVEIEAFVHGAMCISYSGRCTLSNHMSMRDANRGGCSQSCRWKYDLYDMPFGQERKSLKGEIPEEFSMSAVDMSMIDHIPDMIENGVDSLKIEGRMKSIHYVSTVTNCYKAAVDAYLESPEKFEAIKQDLVDEMWKVAQRELATGFYYGTPTENEQLFGARRKIPEYKFVAEVVSYDDATQTATIRQRNVINEGDQVEFYGPGFRHFETYIEDLHDAKGNKIDRAPNPMELLTIKVPQPVQAGDMVRALKEGLINLYKEDGTSVTVRA; encoded by the coding sequence ATGACAAAAACATTAAAACGTCCTGAGGTTTTATCACCTGCAGGGACTTTAGAGAAGCTGAAAGTAGCTGTTCAATATGGTGCGGACGCAGTCTTCATCGGTGGACAGGCCTATGGTCTTCGTAGCCGTGCTGGGAACTTTACCTTTGAACAGATGGAAGAAGGCGTTCAGTTTGCTGCAAAGTACGGTGCCAAGGTCTATGTGGCTGCTAACATGGTTATGCACGAAGGAAACGAAGCTGGTGCTGGAGAATGGTTCCGTAAGTTGCGTGACATCGGGATTGCCGCAGTTATCGTGTCAGATCCGGCCTTGATTATGATTGCAGCAACCGAAGCACCAGGTCTTGAAATCCATCTTTCAACTCAAGCCAGTGCAACCAACTATGAAACTCTAGAGTTCTGGAAAGAACTTGGTCTAACTCGTGTGGTTTTGGCTCGTGAAGTTTCAATGGAGGAATTGGCAGAGATTCGCAAACGTACAGATGTTGAGATTGAGGCCTTTGTCCATGGAGCCATGTGTATTTCCTACTCAGGTCGCTGTACGCTATCAAACCACATGAGTATGCGTGATGCTAACCGTGGGGGATGTTCTCAGTCTTGCCGTTGGAAATACGATCTCTATGACATGCCTTTTGGTCAAGAACGTAAGAGCCTTAAGGGTGAAATCCCAGAAGAATTTTCGATGTCAGCCGTTGACATGTCTATGATTGATCATATTCCAGATATGATTGAAAATGGTGTAGACAGTCTCAAGATTGAAGGTCGTATGAAGTCTATCCACTATGTTTCAACTGTAACTAACTGTTACAAGGCGGCTGTAGATGCTTATCTCGAAAGCCCTGAGAAATTTGAAGCTATCAAACAGGACTTGGTGGATGAGATGTGGAAGGTTGCCCAACGTGAATTGGCAACAGGTTTCTACTATGGTACACCTACAGAAAATGAACAGTTGTTTGGTGCACGTCGTAAGATCCCTGAGTACAAGTTTGTTGCGGAAGTTGTTTCTTATGATGATGCTACCCAGACAGCAACTATTCGTCAACGGAACGTAATCAATGAAGGCGACCAAGTTGAGTTTTATGGACCAGGTTTCCGACATTTTGAAACCTATATTGAGGATCTTCACGATGCCAAGGGAAATAAAATCGATCGTGCTCCAAATCCAATGGAACTCTTGACAATCAAGGTTCCACAACCTGTACAAGCAGGTGACATGGTTCGTGCTCTCAAGGAAGGTCTTATCAATCTCTATAAGGAAGACGGGACAAGTGTTACAGTTCGTGCCTAG